A window of Candidatus Aegiribacteria sp. genomic DNA:
TGCCAGATTTATCCGGAAAACACTGAAGAACATAACTTCAAATCAATTCCACATCGAAAGGGCGGAATCCCTTGATGCCGCATTGAAACGGATATCAAATGAACCATTTGATGTAATCATATCTGCTCTTGATCTACCGGATAGTTCATGTGATGAGATAACCTTCGAAATATGCAGAAATGCCACAAATACTCCTTTGATAGTCCTCACTGTACTTGATGATCAAAAGCTGGAACTCAACTGTATTAAAGCAGGTGCACAGGAATTTCTCGTAAAGAACAAACTTGATCCGGAGAATCTTTCTCGAGCCATCCGACACTCCATAGAACGAAAACATCTTGATTGGCAGCTGCGTCTGGCCAGACGAAGACTGAGAATACTTCATGATACCGCTTCAAAACTTGTAACCTGTACAATGAAAATGAAAGCATTCAAGATTACGATAAAGGCAGCGGAATTGCTCTTGAGTACGGCCCTGTACCAGATATTCCAGGAACAGGATGGCGTTCTTATCACGGTAGCGACTTCTTCGGAACTGAGTGAAAGAATTGGAAGCGAGACAGATCTCGATTTTGGTCTTACCGGCATGACCTTTGCCGAAGGACGAACCTTTCAGTTTGAAAGCCATGATGATAAAATACCTGGCAGTGATACTGAGTATGATGTATTCAGATCCGGCATTACGATTCCGATAGCGTCAGAAGCAGTATTCCAGATACTCTCGAGAGAACCGAATGCGTTCACCAATGACGACACGGATATGCTTGAGATGCTTGCTGGTCATCTTACGGGAACCATTGAGAGAATCACTCTTGAGCGGAAGCTGAGAAATCTGGCTATTCATGATTCTCTTACAGGAGTATTCAACAGGAACTTCTTCCAGATAGCCATAAGCCGTGAAAAGCTGCGCGCTGAAAGATACAACAGCAGGATTGGATTCCTGATTGTTGACATAGACAATTTCAAACAGATAAATGATCTCTACGGACATCAAACAGGTGACAGAATCCTGAAGGAAGTTGCTGCTTTTCTGGGTAATTGCATCAGAGAAACAGATTTCCTGATTCGATACGGGGGAGATGAATTTCTTCTTATTCTGATAGAGACAGGACAGACTGCACTAATAGTACGGGAGAGAATCCTGGAAAATTCACAACTGGCAGAGATAACTACAAATATAATCGGCACCCCTGTTACACTTTCTATCGGGAATGCTCACTGGGATCCGAACACAGGTATATCAATCCGTGAAACCCTGGTTGAAGCGGATAAACAGATGTATCTCCACAAAAGAAGCAAATAATCGAACTGAACTACAGAAGTTTGGCTTTCTGCCATGCGTTTTCCATCATATCAATATCAGACTCAGCCAGGGAACTGCCTGATTCTGCCAGAATTTTCTCCATCTGAGTAAACCTTTTAATGAATTTTGTGTTGCTCACTCTTAGAACGGCTTCCGGTTCGAAACCAATCAATCTGCAATAGTTCACTATGCTGAATAGAATATCTCCGAACTCTTTTTTCTGAGCATTTATATCTTCGGTTTCCATTGCAGCCTCAAATTCTTCGAATTCTTCGAAGATCTTGCTTTTAGCTCCGGCTGTATCAGACCAGTCAAAACCAACCTCTGATGCTCTCTGCTGTATTCTCCAGGCTGTCTGAAGGGCAGGCATTCCCGATGGAATAGAATGGAAGAAACCTTCTTCCTTCTTCTCTGATGCCTTAATTGTCTCCCACTGTTTTTCAACTTCTTCCGCTGAAAGTTCATTCTTGTTTTTGCCGAATACATGGGGATGTCTTCTTACAAGTTTCATGGAAATACCCTTCACAACATCCTCCAGAGAGAACTTCCCCCCATCCTCACAGATCATCGCAGACATAACTACGTGCAGCAGCAGATCTCCGAGTTCTGCTTTCAGAAGATCCATATCATTCTTTTCAATTGCGTCGGCAACCTCATATGCTTCTTCAAGCATGTAGGGGCAGAGAGATTCCACTGTCTGTTTTCGATCCCAGTTGCACCCCTCAGGGCTCCTTAATGTACTGACGATATCAATGAATTCACCCATCGCTTGAATGAATTTGCCAGCAGGATCAACCATGAATTGCCCCCTCACCAAAAGCCTCTCCTGCTTCCATAAACATCTCAGTGAGAGTAGGGTGAGGATGAATCATCATGCCCAGGGATGAAGCGCTCACGCCTAGATTTACTGCAATAACAGCTTCACCAACAAGACTGCTGGCATCGGCTCCCACAATCTGGATGCCTACTACAGTATCGTCAGATTCACGGGCAATAACCTTTAAGAAACCATCTGTTCCGTTCATACTGACGGCCTTGCCATTAGCCATGTACCTGGAGATACTGGTCTTTACAGGAATTCCTCTTCTTTCCCATTCTTCCAGGGATGGTCCTACTATAGCGATCTCCGGATTAGTGAAAATACAACCCGGCATCATATCGGGATTGACAGAACGTTCTCCTTTCCCGAAAAGGTGTTCGACCGCTGTCAAACCCTGAGCAGATCCAGCATGAGCAAGTTGCCATTTACCAGTAGCATCACCGGCTGCGTACACTCCTGGAAGATTTGTCATCTGTTTCTCATCCGTTAATATTCCGGAAGAAGTTAATTCGACTCCTGCATCGAAAAGCCCGAGTCCTTCAAGCTTCGGTTTTCTTCCGATGGACACCAGAAGACGTTCCGCTGATATCTCAGTGCTATCCGAAAGAGCAGCAGTTATCTGGTTTTCTTCCGCTTCAATCCCTTCAACGGGATTTCCTGTCAGTATTGTCACTCCCGAGCGCTGGAGGGATTTGAATACCACCTGCGTCACATCTTCATCAATACCCGGCAGAATGGAGGGCAGCATTTCAACAATCGATATTTTTACTCCAAGACTGGAAAAGATAGATGCGAACTCACAACCGATTACGCCTCCGCCAACGATTATCAGGCTCTCCGGAAGTGAATCCCAGGCAAGAACATCCCGGCTGGTTTGAACTCCGTCTATCGCAAAAGGGCCTGGTTTAAGCGGAGCTGATCCGGGAGAGAGCAGAATGCCGGAAGTCCTGAGAAGAGTGTTTCCTGCAAGAACCTCATTCGGTCCCTTAATGGAGCCATGCTCTCTGATGATATCAATTCCCAGATTGCTGAAATGTGCTTCAACTCCTTTTCTGAGTCGCTTCACTACGAGATCTTTCCTCCGGACAAGTTTTTCCCATGAGAATGAAAGTTCCCCCTCAAGTCCATATCGTTTTGCTGAAGCTGCGTGGCGAAGCAAAGATGTACTCGCTACAAGAGTTTTCGTGGGTATGCATCCCCTGTTAAGGCATGTTCCGCCAAGATCTTCTTCTTCAACAACTGCTACTCGCTGTCCAAGCTGCGCTGCCCTGATTGCTGGGACATAGCCCGCTGGTCCTCCCCCGATAATGACAAGATCGTATGTACTCATAGGATTTCCTTCTTAATGTTGATAATATCTGATGTGACGATTCACCGAACTGGAAATATGATAAGGCATATAATCGGGAAAGGGTAGGCTGAACATGTACATTATTCTGATTCTGAGTCTGTTCTCGCAATCCATGGATATCGATGAACTGTCTGCACAGCTTCATCTTGAAACAGGCAACGCTTACCTCAGTCAGAGGTTGCTCGGACAGGCTGAAGAGGAATTCCTTCTAGTACTGGAGCTCAGCGAAGACTGTTATCCGGCTCTTCTTGGCCTTGGGAAGGTTCATCTCGAACGATCCTCATGGAACAGATCAGAAGAATATTACAGGCAATATATTGAAGCCTGCCCTGAGGATTACCGTGGTTATTATGAACTTTCAAACCTCCTGCTCATGATCAACTCTCCGGAACGCGCTTTAATTATGGCTGACAGCGCATTTCTCAGGGCACCAACCAATCCTGAGATATGGTTGCTCAGCGGAAGGGCAGGGCTCGGTGCCGGAGACACAGCATCCGCTGAAATGTGGTTCATTAAGAATCTGCAGACTCCAGGATTAATCGGAGTAGAGTCACTTGTTCTGCTGGCGTCCGTTTACAGGAACACTTCGCGTAGAGCGGAAGCCAGGGAGCTTCTTCTCCCTTTAGCAGCTTCAGGATATGCTCCAGCTTACTGGGGTCTGGCTCAGGTCTATCTGGCCTGGAATGATTACATGCGAGCAGGAGATGCAATAAATAATTATCTGATCCTGTCACCAGATGGGCCGTATGCTGACTCAGCATTCATGGTCCTTGAAGTACTGGGGGAATCCGGTGACTATATGTATTGACAGATGAATATCATATAAATGTATGTATGTATAATTTGACTCTGACAGGAAAGGAACAACAATGGAAAAGAAAGGCTTCTTCGGTTCTCTGTTCGATTTCTCTTTCGAGAGTTTCGTTTTTCCGAAAGTAATTAGCTTCATCTACGCGGTCATTGTTGTGCTTATGGCAATCGGCTATCTGGGTTTAATCGTTTTCGCCTTTGGACAGGGATCAACAGCAGGAGTGGGTGCTATCATTCTGGGTCCTGTTGTCCTGATCCTTTATCTGATCATGGTTCGCGCCTGGATGGAAATTGCTATTGTCATGTTCAGAATTTACGATAATACAGACAAGATCGTGGAGATGAAGAAGCAGAATAACTGAGCCTGACTATCTTTCTTCAGACAATACAACCGGGAGATGATTCTAGTCCTCGTATAAACGTCTGCTGAGGACAACAACCGAATCTTCGCTGTACCCGATCCTCCTGTAGAATGATATCACTTCCTCATTGTTTTTTCTGACCATTAAATCAATCTTGGGACATCCAAGTTTTTCCAGTGCTTCTTCAGCATGCTTCATCATATTCCGCGCGATGGACCGTTTCCTGAGTGACGGCTTCACCGCAAGGTAGTAGATCCACCCTCTGTGCCCATCGTATCCGGACATGCAGCTCGCGACTAATTCCCCGTTGATCTCACCGACGAAGAACAGGTCCGGGGAATCCGCCATTTTCCTCTCAATATCTTTTACAGGATTGTTCCCGGGAACAGTCAATCCACACTCAATCCAAAGATCGATTACAGTGTCCCGATCCATATTTCCGAATACTCGTATCGTCAGATCATTCATTAGTTGATGCCTCTCCTGCGGCGGATTTTCACTATCATTTCATCCAATGCCTGCAGGAATCTTGAACGGTCCTTTTTCGCGAAAGGCCTGGGTCCCCCGGTCATCATTCCCTGTTCCCTGAGATCATGCAGGAGATCCCGGATAGACAGAACATCCCCGATGTTGTCCTCATCGAAAGGAAGTCCTGTGTTCCCCAGGACCAGCGCTCCCTGCTTCAGACACCTCGAGGCGAGAGGTATGTCACCCGAAATAACGATGTCATCGCTGCCTGCATGTTCAACGATCCAGTTATCAACCACATCTGCCCCTTTATCCACAACAATCAATTCCAGCCAGCTTGATTCAGGAGTACGCATCCATGAGTTCGAAACGAGAATGACCTTCAAACCATATCGTTTTGCGACCCGGAATATTTCCTTTTTGACAGGGCATGCATCAGCATCGACAAAGATGTCAAGCAACAGCGAAACCTTCTATCCAACCACCGGAACACTTGATTTCCCGCCATGCCGAGCAAATCAACATTTCTATTGCTTCCTCATCTTTTTGTTGCCGCTCCACCAGATCAAGGCTGCAACGAACGCCAGAGCTTCACCAAGTGTGATCCATAGTCTGGCTGCAATCGATACAAGAGATGCCTGTCCGGGTTCTCCGGACGTGACAACAATCCCGATAAGCCAGACCAGAGAAATTTCCCTGATACCAAGCCCTCCGGGAGAGAACACCGCAAGAAATCCTATCCCGACAGCGGTGGGCAGGAGAAAAGCTCCTGGGAAAAATGGCAGATCCATCCCGAAACTTCTTGCCAGGAAGACAAATGCAATCCCCTGAAGCAGGAAGACAAGCAGATAGACAGGCAGAAGTTTCAGAACGCTGGCAAATCCGGGGTCCTGTATGTCAATATCCTTCCCTGTAAGAGATGTGATAATTTTCAACATTTTTCGGAATGCTCCGGGATGCGCTGTGAATATGACCACTCCCGATACAGCCAGGACAATCAGGACACTAAGTGTTGTTCCCATCCCGATCTTCTCCGCAGCGAGAGGAATAACAGGAAGAGATACAAGGAGACAGCCTGCTATAATGAAAAGGCTCTCGAGAATAAGTGCATGACCTGTTCTGGCGGCGGGTATACCTATTTTCTTTGATAATCCGATCTTTCCCACGGCTCCCCAGACCTTTCCAGGGATGTATTTCCCAACCTGAGCAAGAAAATGGATATTGAATGCCTGCCTGAATGAAATTCTGGCTCCCGCTACACCACAGACAAGCATCCATGACCATGCCGCAGCCATCAGATGCAGTATCATCAACAGAAATGAGAGGATGAACAGAGCTGGATTGAAGGAGAGAAGATTCTCGAATCCTCCAGCCTCAGCAGCTCCTTTGAGGAAAGAATCTACAAGGTAATAGAGAGCGGCAGCCGTAAGGATAAGCCCGATAATATTAAAGATGATTTTCTTCACTGATCTCTCCTTTTTCCACTCAGATAAAGAAATCCTGAACCGGCTGCAAGCAAAATAGCAGCTATCGGAATGAGAACAGGAGCAGCAACACGAGCCGCATCTGATATATTACAATCGTACACCAGCAGCATCGCCATGAATAATCTGTCCTGTGAACTTAATTCATCAACAGGTATTCTCCGCATAATCTCCAATGCTGGTTTATCTCTTCTAAGAGCATGCAGTGTTTCTGCAAGTTCTACTGCTACTGTCCAATCCGTAGAATCAATCTGATAATTGAATTCAAGTGTACGAAGATTCTCAAGATGAATCCTGTCATCAGAATTCATCCCATCATTTTGAAAGAATATAAGAAGAAACGGAATAAGCAAGGACGTCATTAACTCCTCAGTCAAGTATGCTCAATTTGGCTCCCGATTTCTTGCTGGACACCTTGCTGTCTCGAGAGAAGACACTTGATTCGAAATGCGGGAGACATGCGGTATCCAACAGCATTTCAAGGAGATCTTCTGAAGATACATCAGGTTGCAGGAAAATTTCAATCAATCTCTCCTTGAAAATATCAAGCCTTTCCTCTTCCGGACTGGAGGAATCTTCAACCCAGCGTTTTGGATGCTCAAGCATGGCCAGCATTCTTCTTGCGGTAAGATCCTGCTTCATGGTCAAATCCCAGAAAGATTTTGCCTCTTTCGTGGTTATCAGTTCAAGAAGCTGACTCGAAAGCGTATTCTGTGATATCAAATTATTCGAGTAGAGATTATTCAGACTCTCCAGTCTATTCTGAAGACTGTTTCTCAGTTTATCCGGATCAATACCTGCCGCCATGTTCAACCTCATTCTTTTTCCCTGAAGTACTCTTATAATGGTGGTGCCGCAAGTCGAGAAAAGCTTCGGAGCTTATTAGATATCTTCAGCTTGCCAACGACTGAATTATACCCCCTCAGGGTTCCACCAAGAACATTCACAGAACCGTCTGAACCTTCAATAACATTTCTCACAACACAGTTATTGTAAAGCCAGTGGATGATACTATCATGATTCTGTTCAAGAACAAGTTCAAACCAATCCAGTGATTGATCTCTATGATGGATGATACTCTGAAGGAGATCATGGAATCCTTCATTTTCAAATGCGGATACTGCTACTCCTGTTTTGGGTCTGCTATAGTCATCTACCGCATCACATTTTGTCCAAACAGTCAATCTAGGTACTGAAGCATCAACTCCAATTCGATCAAGAGTTTTCCTGACCGTTTCAAAATGCCTGATTCTGAAATTGCTGGACCTGTCAATTGCTACAAGCAGCAGGTCAGCTTTCCTTGCCACATCCAGAGTTGTATGAAAACTGGCTATAAGAGATTCGGGAAGCCTTTCTATAAAGCCAACGGTATCAGAGATAAGCACATCTGATCCATCAGGCAATTTAAGTCGTCTGGATGTAGTATCGAGAGTAGCGAAAGGTTTATCTGCAGTGTACACACCTGAATCGCAAAGTGTATTGAGCAGTGTGCTTTTCCCAGCATTCGTATAACCGACAATGGTAATATTAAACATTTTCCGTCGTCTTGCCGAGACAACTTTCCAGCGGGATTCTACCTCTGAAATCTTTTCCTCCAGCAGGGATATTCTGGATCTGGCTCTTCTACGATCTATCTCAAGCTGTGTTTCTCCTGGACCTCTTGTTCCGATTCCTGCTCCAAGTCTGGAGAAGTGGTGCCACATGCCTGTAAGTCTCGGAAGGGCATACTTCAGCTGAGCAAGTTCGATCTGAAGCTTCGCTTCCTTTGATCGAGCCTGTCCGGCAAAGATGGCGAGAATCAGTTCAGTTCGATCAATAACCTTGCAATTAGTTATCTCCTCAAGTCGAGTTACCTGGCCTGGAGTGAGATTGTGGTCGAATACGATGGTAGAAATGCCTTCGCGCTCAGATACTTCTTTTATTTCTGCAGTTTTACCTTTACCGAAGAACAGTTTTGGATCGGGGGAGTTCCTCCTCTGCGATATCTCCTCTATAACTGTGCCGCCAGCGGATTTAACCAGAGAGATCATCTCCTGAGGAGAACCTACTGCTTTGGGCTCGCTCCCTGTATACAATCGAGCTAGAAGAACCCTTTCAAGGCTGGTTCTATGCATGCTGAATAATATTACTCTGTGTTGAGATAAGGTTATTCTTTCTTTCCGGTTGCTTTTCTGTTTGGTTTTGTTTTAGCAATTATTTTAGATGATTTTGCTTTGCTCTTGCTCGATTCCTTTGGTGCTTTTTCTTCATCAGATGTTCCATTCACAGCGTTTTCGCTGTTTTTCATGGCTTCTATATTTTTCTGAACACCGTTCCTTGCATGTTTCCGGATGATTTCCTTTGCAGAATTGCTTTCAATATCTTTTACCAGAGCAACTTCGCCTGCAAACACATTGACGGCCTCATTAAGCACACGCTTTTCTGAGGGATTCATCTTATTCAGAATTGATC
This region includes:
- a CDS encoding YaiI/YqxD family protein, whose protein sequence is MLDIFVDADACPVKKEIFRVAKRYGLKVILVSNSWMRTPESSWLELIVVDKGADVVDNWIVEHAGSDDIVISGDIPLASRCLKQGALVLGNTGLPFDEDNIGDVLSIRDLLHDLREQGMMTGGPRPFAKKDRSRFLQALDEMIVKIRRRRGIN
- a CDS encoding GNAT family acetyltransferase — encoded protein: MNDLTIRVFGNMDRDTVIDLWIECGLTVPGNNPVKDIERKMADSPDLFFVGEINGELVASCMSGYDGHRGWIYYLAVKPSLRKRSIARNMMKHAEEALEKLGCPKIDLMVRKNNEEVISFYRRIGYSEDSVVVLSRRLYED
- a CDS encoding tetratricopeptide repeat protein is translated as MYIILILSLFSQSMDIDELSAQLHLETGNAYLSQRLLGQAEEEFLLVLELSEDCYPALLGLGKVHLERSSWNRSEEYYRQYIEACPEDYRGYYELSNLLLMINSPERALIMADSAFLRAPTNPEIWLLSGRAGLGAGDTASAEMWFIKNLQTPGLIGVESLVLLASVYRNTSRRAEARELLLPLAASGYAPAYWGLAQVYLAWNDYMRAGDAINNYLILSPDGPYADSAFMVLEVLGESGDYMY
- the mazG gene encoding nucleoside triphosphate pyrophosphohydrolase, encoding MVDPAGKFIQAMGEFIDIVSTLRSPEGCNWDRKQTVESLCPYMLEEAYEVADAIEKNDMDLLKAELGDLLLHVVMSAMICEDGGKFSLEDVVKGISMKLVRRHPHVFGKNKNELSAEEVEKQWETIKASEKKEEGFFHSIPSGMPALQTAWRIQQRASEVGFDWSDTAGAKSKIFEEFEEFEAAMETEDINAQKKEFGDILFSIVNYCRLIGFEPEAVLRVSNTKFIKRFTQMEKILAESGSSLAESDIDMMENAWQKAKLL
- a CDS encoding flippase-like domain-containing protein, which gives rise to MKKIIFNIIGLILTAAALYYLVDSFLKGAAEAGGFENLLSFNPALFILSFLLMILHLMAAAWSWMLVCGVAGARISFRQAFNIHFLAQVGKYIPGKVWGAVGKIGLSKKIGIPAARTGHALILESLFIIAGCLLVSLPVIPLAAEKIGMGTTLSVLIVLAVSGVVIFTAHPGAFRKMLKIITSLTGKDIDIQDPGFASVLKLLPVYLLVFLLQGIAFVFLARSFGMDLPFFPGAFLLPTAVGIGFLAVFSPGGLGIREISLVWLIGIVVTSGEPGQASLVSIAARLWITLGEALAFVAALIWWSGNKKMRKQ
- a CDS encoding DUF4282 domain-containing protein — its product is MEKKGFFGSLFDFSFESFVFPKVISFIYAVIVVLMAIGYLGLIVFAFGQGSTAGVGAIILGPVVLILYLIMVRAWMEIAIVMFRIYDNTDKIVEMKKQNN
- the lpdA gene encoding dihydrolipoyl dehydrogenase, with the protein product MSTYDLVIIGGGPAGYVPAIRAAQLGQRVAVVEEEDLGGTCLNRGCIPTKTLVASTSLLRHAASAKRYGLEGELSFSWEKLVRRKDLVVKRLRKGVEAHFSNLGIDIIREHGSIKGPNEVLAGNTLLRTSGILLSPGSAPLKPGPFAIDGVQTSRDVLAWDSLPESLIIVGGGVIGCEFASIFSSLGVKISIVEMLPSILPGIDEDVTQVVFKSLQRSGVTILTGNPVEGIEAEENQITAALSDSTEISAERLLVSIGRKPKLEGLGLFDAGVELTSSGILTDEKQMTNLPGVYAAGDATGKWQLAHAGSAQGLTAVEHLFGKGERSVNPDMMPGCIFTNPEIAIVGPSLEEWERRGIPVKTSISRYMANGKAVSMNGTDGFLKVIARESDDTVVGIQIVGADASSLVGEAVIAVNLGVSASSLGMMIHPHPTLTEMFMEAGEAFGEGAIHG
- a CDS encoding diguanylate cyclase; protein product: MNLLLIEDNLEDARFIRKTLKNITSNQFHIERAESLDAALKRISNEPFDVIISALDLPDSSCDEITFEICRNATNTPLIVLTVLDDQKLELNCIKAGAQEFLVKNKLDPENLSRAIRHSIERKHLDWQLRLARRRLRILHDTASKLVTCTMKMKAFKITIKAAELLLSTALYQIFQEQDGVLITVATSSELSERIGSETDLDFGLTGMTFAEGRTFQFESHDDKIPGSDTEYDVFRSGITIPIASEAVFQILSREPNAFTNDDTDMLEMLAGHLTGTIERITLERKLRNLAIHDSLTGVFNRNFFQIAISREKLRAERYNSRIGFLIVDIDNFKQINDLYGHQTGDRILKEVAAFLGNCIRETDFLIRYGGDEFLLILIETGQTALIVRERILENSQLAEITTNIIGTPVTLSIGNAHWDPNTGISIRETLVEADKQMYLHKRSK
- the hflX gene encoding GTPase HflX, with amino-acid sequence MHRTSLERVLLARLYTGSEPKAVGSPQEMISLVKSAGGTVIEEISQRRNSPDPKLFFGKGKTAEIKEVSEREGISTIVFDHNLTPGQVTRLEEITNCKVIDRTELILAIFAGQARSKEAKLQIELAQLKYALPRLTGMWHHFSRLGAGIGTRGPGETQLEIDRRRARSRISLLEEKISEVESRWKVVSARRRKMFNITIVGYTNAGKSTLLNTLCDSGVYTADKPFATLDTTSRRLKLPDGSDVLISDTVGFIERLPESLIASFHTTLDVARKADLLLVAIDRSSNFRIRHFETVRKTLDRIGVDASVPRLTVWTKCDAVDDYSRPKTGVAVSAFENEGFHDLLQSIIHHRDQSLDWFELVLEQNHDSIIHWLYNNCVVRNVIEGSDGSVNVLGGTLRGYNSVVGKLKISNKLRSFSRLAAPPL